A window of the Lactuca sativa cultivar Salinas chromosome 5, Lsat_Salinas_v11, whole genome shotgun sequence genome harbors these coding sequences:
- the LOC111876457 gene encoding uncharacterized protein LOC111876457: MASKGARNDPAWDHSEEVQVPGEGAKKGYKYLKCNYCSKVIKGGVKRMKEHLAGSRKDAAPCVNVPDIVKEEMKQYLKAYQDQKFTKQLNFEENVGCGSYHMSNSNNNVMGANSSPSVSTKGVRGPIDHYMEIPLDDDQGTVAVEKMTPAKAKEHRNRVCLDIGRCFYENGMPFNIASSPAFVNMVRSIGNYGRDLKPPSAHELGTWILKEEVKTTTTFVDDIKATWKQTGVSLLSDGWSDIRNRSLINFLVNNQYGTVFLKTVDASDCIKNAQKLFELLDGVIEEIGEDIVIQVITDNASAYKAAGTLLMEKRKHLYWTPCAAHCIDLMLEKIGGLPQNKNALLKAKKVSNFIHNHQWVLSLARKFAKKDLLRPAATRFATAFLTLQSMYELKQPLQQMFVSTEWSNCAWAKKSDGIAVKKIVMDEVYFWPSVVYSMKTTKPLVHVLRLVDGEKEPAMAYIYGAMDECKEKIAKNFDGDVGSYKEIWDIIDEKWENQMHRDLHAAAYFLNPRYRWSPDVSRHPEIKMGLYRCMERLLDQETNEKVDSQLDEFKYKRGLFGYNAALTSYLKRPPVEWWDNFGESVPELMMFATKILGLTCSASACERNWSTFNQVHTKRRNRLTTSKMNSLVYIMYNKKLKRKFVSKKKLGEDDDPLIVEELPSDDEWLADPSIEDDENSEEVGMDEVATEVGTSASSSSKRRKGVQLNLVDEDDELDGQTEDDDDLGLC, encoded by the exons ATGGCTTCTAAAGGAGCACGAAATGATCCAGCTTGGGATCATAGTGAAGAGGTACAAGTACCTGGAGAGGGTGCCAAAAAAGGTTACAAATATCTCAAGTGTAACTATTGTAGCAAGGTCATCAAAGGGGGGGTAAAACGAATGAAGGAACATCTTGCTGGATCACGAAAAGATGCTGCACCTTGTGTAAACGTGCCCGACATAGTAAAGGAAGAAATGAAACAATATCTAAAAGCATATCAAGATCAGAAATTCACTAAGCAACTTAATTTTGAGGAAAATGTGGGTTGTGGATCATACCATATGAGCAATAGCAATAACAATGTTATGGGTGCAAATTCTAGTCCTAGTGTTAGCACCAAGGGGGTTAGAGGCCCGATAGACCATTATATGGAGATTCCACTTGATGATGACCAAGGGACAGTAGCGGTTGAGAAGATGACACCAGCGAAGgctaaagaacaccgcaatagAGTTTGCTTGGATATTGGGCGATGCTTTTATGAGAATGGGATGCCATTTAATATTGCATCGAGTCCGGCTTTTGTAAATATGGTGCGTTCAATTGGTAATTATGGTCGTGACTTAAAACCTCCTTCGGCACACGAGTTGGGCACTTGGATTTTAAAAGAAGAAGTCAAGACAACCACTACATTTGTTGATGACATAAAAGCTACATGGAAGCAAACAGGAGTTTCATTGTTATCAGATGGCTGGTCCGATATTAGAAACAGAAGCTTGATTAACTTTCTTGTGAACAATCAATATGGGACAGTCTTTTTGAAAACTGTTGATGCGTCAGATTGCATAAAAAATGCACAAAAGTTGTTCGAGCTACTTGATGGTGTTATTGAGGAAATCGGTGAAGATATTGTCATTCAAGTGATCACAGATAATGCAAGCGCGTACAAAGCTGCTGGTACTTTGTTGATGGAGAAGCGAAAACATTTATATTGGACTCCGTGTGCTGCTCATTGCATAGATTTGATGCTTGAGAAGATTGGAGGGTTGCCACAAAACAAAAATGCTTTACTTAAGGCGAAAAAAGTAAGCAATTTTATTCATAACCATCAATGGGTTTTGAGCTTAGCAAGAAAGTTTGCAAAGAAAGATCTTCTTCGCCCTGCTGCCACCCGATTTGCCACTGCATTTTTGACACTACAAAGCATGTACGAGTTGAAACAACCATTACAACAGATGTTTGTTTCAACTGAGTGGTCAAATTGTGCTTGGGCTAAGAAGTCGGATGGAATAGCTGTCAAGAAGATTGTCATGGATGAAGTTTATTTTTGGCCAAGTGTGGTTTATTCAATGAAAACCACAAAGCCTCTGGTTCATGTTTTGAGACTTGTTGATGGTGAAAAAGAACCAGCAATGGCTTATATTTATGGTGCTATGGATGAATGCAAGGAAAAGATTGCCAAAAATTTTGATGGGGATGTGGGTTCTTATAAGGAAATATGGGACATTATTGATGAAAAATGGGAGAATCAAATGCACCGTGACTTGCATGCAGCGGCTTATTTCTTGAACCCGCGCTATAGGTGGAGTCCCGATGTTTCCCGACATCCCGAGATAAAAATGGGTTTGTATAGGTGCATGGAAAGACTCTTGGATCAAGAAACTAATGAAAAGGTTGATTCACAGCTCGATGAGTTTAAGTACAAGAGAGGGTTGTTTGGATATAATGCGGCTTTAACATCATACCTTAAACGGCCTCCGG TTGAATGGTGGGATAACTTTGGAGAGAGTGTGCCCGAGCTCATGATGTTTGCAACAAAAATATTGGGTCTAACTTGTTCCGCTTCAGCTTGCGAAAGGAATTGGAGTACATTTAATCAAGTACACACAAAGAGAAGGAACCGGTTGACTACGAGTAAAATGAATAGCTTGGTGTACATTATGTACAACAAGAAGTTGAAGAGAAAGTTTGTCTCAAAGAAGAAGCTAGGAGAGGATGATGATCCTTTGATTGTTGAGGAATTGCCATCTGATGATGAATGGTTAGCCGACCCAAGTATTGAAGATGATGAGAATAGTGAAGAAGTTGGAATGGATGAAGTTGCAACAGAAGTTGGAACAAGTGCAAGTTCTAGTTCAAAAAGGAGGAAAGGTGTTCAACTAAATCTggttgatgaagatgatgagCTCGATGGTCAAACGGAAGATGATGATGACCTTGGTTTATGTTGA